A DNA window from Gasterosteus aculeatus chromosome 16, fGasAcu3.hap1.1, whole genome shotgun sequence contains the following coding sequences:
- the dync1i2a gene encoding dynein, cytoplasmic 1, intermediate chain 2a isoform X1 — MSDKSELKAELERKKQRLAQIREEKKRKEEERKKQAADQLKEAAHHQDDSDLEKKRREAEAILQSMGITADAPVVPPPISPTTKSAGTPSEAGSQDSDGAVGPRTLHWDSDPSTLQLHSDSEPGRGTPKLGMAKITQVDFPPRETVSYTKETQTPVVTQQKEEEEEEEESAPPQPVLETQTEKPDQKVEEEAPPHELTEEEKLQILHSEEFVNFFDHTTRIVERALSEHVDLFFDYSGRDLEEKEGEIQAGTKLSVNRQFLDERWSKHRVVTCLDWSLQYPELLLASYNNNEEAPHEPDGVALVWNMKYKKATPEYVFHCQSAVMSAAFAKFHPNVVVGGTYSGQIVLWDNRSNKRTPVQRTPLSAAAHTHPVYCVNVVGTQNAHNLISISTDGKICSWSLDMLSQPQDSMELVFKQSKAVAVTSMSFPLGDVNNFVVGSEDGSVYMSCRHGSKAGISEMFEGHQGPITGINCHTAAGPLDFSHLFVTSSFDWTVKLWSTKNNKPLYSFEDNSDYVYDVMWSPTHPALFACVDGVGHLDLWNLNNDTEVPTASVTVDGNPALNRVRWAHSGREIAVGDSDGRVLVYDVGEQTAVPRNDEWTRFVRTLAEINENRDDAEELAAQRLAA; from the exons ATGTCGGACAAAAGTGAGCTGAAAGCAGAGCTTGAAAGGAAGAAACAACGCCTGGCACAAAtccgagaggagaagaaaaggaaggaggaggagcggaaGAAACAAGCG GCAGACCAATTGAAAGAAGCCGCACATCACCAAGATGATTCTgacctggagaaaaaaagacgCGAGGCTGAGGCTATTCTACAGAGTATGGGCATAACCGCAGATGCCCCTGTTG TCCCTCCTCCGATCTCTCCAACGACCAAATCAGCGGGTACACCAAGTGAGGCCGGGAGCCAAGACTCTGACGGTGCCGTGGGACCCag GACTCTGCACTGGGACTCTGACCCGTCCACTCTCCAACTTCACTCTGATTCTGAGCCGGG GCGTGGAACTCCGAAGCTCGGAATGGCCAAAATCACACAAGTGGACTTCCCTCCCCGTGAGACTGTGTCCTACACCAAAGAAACCCAGACACCTGTCGTGACTCAGCAAAAAGAAG aggaagaagaagaggaagaaagtgCTCCACCTCAGCCGGTATTGGAGACTCAGACTGAGAAACCGGACCAaaaagtggaggaggaag CGCCCCCCCACGAGCTGACCGAGGAGGAAAAACTCCAGATCTTGCACTCGGAAGAGTTTGTGAACTTCTTCGACCACACCACTCGCATTGTTGAGCGGGCCCTGTCGGAGCACGTGGACCTCTTCTTCGACTACAGCGGGCGCgacctggaggagaaggaggg TGAAATCCAGGCCGGAACAAAGCTCTCTGTCAACAGGCAGTTCTTGGATGAGCGCTGGTCCAAGCATCGCGTTGTCACCTGCCTGGACTGGTCCCTCcag TATCCTGAACTCCTGCTCGCCTCGTACAACAACAATGAGGAGGCTCCTCACGAGCCGGACGGCGTGGCCTTGGTGTGGAACATGAAGTACAAGAAGGCCACACCGGAGTACGTCTTCCACTGTCAG TCCGCCGTCATGTCGGCAGCTTTTGCCAAGTTTCACCCCAACGTTGTGGTGGGGGGCACGTACTCGGGGCAGATTGTGCTGTGGGACAACAGGAGCAACAAGAGGACCCCGGTGCAGAGGACCCCCCTGTCGGCGGCGGCACACACG CACCCTGTGTACTGCGTCAACGTGGTCGGCACCCAGAACGCCCACAACCTCATTAGCATCTCCACTGACGGCAAGATCTGCTCCTGGAGTCTGGACATGCTCTCCCAGCCACAG GACAGCATGGAGCTGGTGTTCAAGCAGTCCAAAGCTGTAGCCGTCACCTCGATGTCCTTCCCTCTCGGGGATGTCAACAATTTCGTGGTGGGCAGCGAGGACGGCTCGGTCTACATGTCGTGTCGTCATGGAAG CAAAGCAGGCATAAGTGAGATGTTTGAGGGCCACCAAGGGCCCATCACAGGGATCAACTGCCACACAGCTGCAGGGCCTCTGGACTTCTCCCACCTGTTTGTCACCTCCTCCTTCGACTGGACAGTCAAGCTGTGGAGCACCAAG AACAACAAGCCTCTCTACTCATTTGAAGATAACTCTGATTACGTGTACGACGTCATGTGGTCTCCGACTCACCCGGCCCTGTTTGCCTGCGTGGACGGCGTGGGTCATCTGGACCTGTGGAACCTCAACAACGACACCGAG GTCCCTACCGCCAGCGTCACCGTGGACGGTAACCCGGCTCTAAACAGGGTCAGATGGGCTCATTCCGGCAGAGAAATCGCCGTGGGAGACTCTGATGGGCGGGTCCTCGTATATGATGTTGGAGAG CAAACGGCGGTTCCCCGAAACGACGAGTGGACCCGTTTTGTTCGCACGCTGGCAGAGATCAACGAGAACAGAGACGATGCAGAGGAGCTGGCAGCTCAGCGCCTGGCTGCCTGA
- the dync1i2a gene encoding dynein, cytoplasmic 1, intermediate chain 2a isoform X2, which produces MSDKSELKAELERKKQRLAQIREEKKRKEEERKKQAADQLKEAAHHQDDSDLEKKRREAEAILQSMGITADAPVVPPPISPTTKSAGTPSEAGSQDSDGAVGPRRGTPKLGMAKITQVDFPPRETVSYTKETQTPVVTQQKEEEEEEEESAPPQPVLETQTEKPDQKVEEEAPPHELTEEEKLQILHSEEFVNFFDHTTRIVERALSEHVDLFFDYSGRDLEEKEGEIQAGTKLSVNRQFLDERWSKHRVVTCLDWSLQYPELLLASYNNNEEAPHEPDGVALVWNMKYKKATPEYVFHCQSAVMSAAFAKFHPNVVVGGTYSGQIVLWDNRSNKRTPVQRTPLSAAAHTHPVYCVNVVGTQNAHNLISISTDGKICSWSLDMLSQPQDSMELVFKQSKAVAVTSMSFPLGDVNNFVVGSEDGSVYMSCRHGSKAGISEMFEGHQGPITGINCHTAAGPLDFSHLFVTSSFDWTVKLWSTKNNKPLYSFEDNSDYVYDVMWSPTHPALFACVDGVGHLDLWNLNNDTEVPTASVTVDGNPALNRVRWAHSGREIAVGDSDGRVLVYDVGEQTAVPRNDEWTRFVRTLAEINENRDDAEELAAQRLAA; this is translated from the exons ATGTCGGACAAAAGTGAGCTGAAAGCAGAGCTTGAAAGGAAGAAACAACGCCTGGCACAAAtccgagaggagaagaaaaggaaggaggaggagcggaaGAAACAAGCG GCAGACCAATTGAAAGAAGCCGCACATCACCAAGATGATTCTgacctggagaaaaaaagacgCGAGGCTGAGGCTATTCTACAGAGTATGGGCATAACCGCAGATGCCCCTGTTG TCCCTCCTCCGATCTCTCCAACGACCAAATCAGCGGGTACACCAAGTGAGGCCGGGAGCCAAGACTCTGACGGTGCCGTGGGACCCag GCGTGGAACTCCGAAGCTCGGAATGGCCAAAATCACACAAGTGGACTTCCCTCCCCGTGAGACTGTGTCCTACACCAAAGAAACCCAGACACCTGTCGTGACTCAGCAAAAAGAAG aggaagaagaagaggaagaaagtgCTCCACCTCAGCCGGTATTGGAGACTCAGACTGAGAAACCGGACCAaaaagtggaggaggaag CGCCCCCCCACGAGCTGACCGAGGAGGAAAAACTCCAGATCTTGCACTCGGAAGAGTTTGTGAACTTCTTCGACCACACCACTCGCATTGTTGAGCGGGCCCTGTCGGAGCACGTGGACCTCTTCTTCGACTACAGCGGGCGCgacctggaggagaaggaggg TGAAATCCAGGCCGGAACAAAGCTCTCTGTCAACAGGCAGTTCTTGGATGAGCGCTGGTCCAAGCATCGCGTTGTCACCTGCCTGGACTGGTCCCTCcag TATCCTGAACTCCTGCTCGCCTCGTACAACAACAATGAGGAGGCTCCTCACGAGCCGGACGGCGTGGCCTTGGTGTGGAACATGAAGTACAAGAAGGCCACACCGGAGTACGTCTTCCACTGTCAG TCCGCCGTCATGTCGGCAGCTTTTGCCAAGTTTCACCCCAACGTTGTGGTGGGGGGCACGTACTCGGGGCAGATTGTGCTGTGGGACAACAGGAGCAACAAGAGGACCCCGGTGCAGAGGACCCCCCTGTCGGCGGCGGCACACACG CACCCTGTGTACTGCGTCAACGTGGTCGGCACCCAGAACGCCCACAACCTCATTAGCATCTCCACTGACGGCAAGATCTGCTCCTGGAGTCTGGACATGCTCTCCCAGCCACAG GACAGCATGGAGCTGGTGTTCAAGCAGTCCAAAGCTGTAGCCGTCACCTCGATGTCCTTCCCTCTCGGGGATGTCAACAATTTCGTGGTGGGCAGCGAGGACGGCTCGGTCTACATGTCGTGTCGTCATGGAAG CAAAGCAGGCATAAGTGAGATGTTTGAGGGCCACCAAGGGCCCATCACAGGGATCAACTGCCACACAGCTGCAGGGCCTCTGGACTTCTCCCACCTGTTTGTCACCTCCTCCTTCGACTGGACAGTCAAGCTGTGGAGCACCAAG AACAACAAGCCTCTCTACTCATTTGAAGATAACTCTGATTACGTGTACGACGTCATGTGGTCTCCGACTCACCCGGCCCTGTTTGCCTGCGTGGACGGCGTGGGTCATCTGGACCTGTGGAACCTCAACAACGACACCGAG GTCCCTACCGCCAGCGTCACCGTGGACGGTAACCCGGCTCTAAACAGGGTCAGATGGGCTCATTCCGGCAGAGAAATCGCCGTGGGAGACTCTGATGGGCGGGTCCTCGTATATGATGTTGGAGAG CAAACGGCGGTTCCCCGAAACGACGAGTGGACCCGTTTTGTTCGCACGCTGGCAGAGATCAACGAGAACAGAGACGATGCAGAGGAGCTGGCAGCTCAGCGCCTGGCTGCCTGA
- the LOC120833664 gene encoding plasma membrane ascorbate-dependent reductase CYBRD1: MENFRHFVVSLSAALFFGVASIVFVAVWVSHYGEGVAWDGGMAEFNWHPVLVVSGYIFLQGLAIVVYRIPWTWKFSKLTMKFIHAGLHLLAFIFAVIAMVAVFDFHNAAEIPNMYSLHSWLGLVALTLFCLQLVLGVGIYLIPVTPASWRAAFMPLHVFSGLLLFASVIAVSLMGITEELLLGLDSPQYKDSPPEAIFVNVLGVLLVVFGALVLWIATRTAWKRPSDQVLHTLHTEREGVENSKVSPAMSELSRGADGEPCGDVRRRSGNP, translated from the exons ATGGAGAACTTCAGACACTTCGTCGTGTCTCTGTCCGCCGCCCTCTTCTTCGGGGTCGCGTCCATAGTGTTCGTGGCGGTGTGGGTGAGTCACTACGGAGAAGGGGTCGCCTGGGACGGAGGAATGGCGGAGTTCAACTGGCATCCCGTGTTGGTAGTCAGCGGATATATTTTCCTCCAGGGTTTAG CCATCGTTGTCTACAGAATCCCCTGGACTTGGAAGTTCAGCAAACTGACGATGAAGTTTATTCACGCCGGCTTGCACCTACTCGCCTTCATCTTCGCTGTCATCGCTATGGTGGCCGTTTTTGATTTCCACAATGCTGCCGAAATCCCCAACATGTACAGCTTGCACAGCTGGTTGGGCCTGGTAGCTTTGACACTGTTCTGTCTGCAG CTTGTTCTTGGAGTTGGCATCTACTTGATACCAGTTACACCTGCATCCTGGCGAGCAGCGTTTATGCCCCTACATGTCTTCTCTGGCCTTTTACTCTTTGCCAGTGTAATAGCTGTATCACTCATGGGCATCACAGAGGAACTCCTTTTGGGCCT GGATAGTCCACAGTACAAGGACTCTCCCCCAGAGGCTATTTTTGTGAATGTTCTGGGGGTCCTCTTGGTGGTTTTTGGAGCTCTTGTCCTCTGGATTGCCACTCGAACTGCTTGGAAACGCCCCAGTGACCAGGTCCTGCATACTCTGCATACCGAAAGGGAAGGGGTCGAAAACAGCAAAGTGAGTCCAGCCATGTCTGAGCTATCTCGTGGAGCTGATGGGGAGCCGTGTGGGGatgtcaggaggaggagcggcaaTCCCTGA
- the LOC120833663 gene encoding plasma membrane ascorbate-dependent reductase CYBRD1, translating to MENFRHFVVSLSAALFFGVASIVFVAVWVSHYGEGVAWDGGPAEFNWHPVLVVSGFIFLQGLAIVVYRIPWTWKFSKLTMKFIHAGLHLLAFIFAVIAMVAVFDFHNAAQIPNMYSLHSWLGLVALTLFCLQLVLGVGIYLIPVTPASWRAAFMPLHVFSGLLLFGSVIAVSLMGITEKLIFGLSNPKYKDSPPQATFVNVLGVLLVVFGALVLWIATRTAWKRPSDQVLHTLHTEGEGVENSKVSPAMAELSRGADGEPCGDVRKRSGNP from the exons ATGGAGAACTTCAGACACTTCGTCGTGTCTCTGTCTGCCGCCCTCTTCTTCGGGGTCGCGTCCATAGTGTTCGTGGCGGTGTGGGTGAGTCACTACGGAGAAGGGGTCGCCTGGGACGGAGGACCGGCGGAGTTCAACTGGCATCCGGTCTTGGTAGTCAGCGGTTTTATTTTCCTCCAGGGTTTAG CCATCGTTGTCTACAGAATCCCCTGGACTTGGAAGTTCAGCAAACTGACGATGAAGTTCATTCACGCCGGCTTGCACCTACTCGCCTTCATCTTCGCTGTCATCGCTATGGTGGCCGTTTTTGATTTCCACAATGCTGCCCAAATCCCCAACATGTACAGCTTGCACAGCTGGTTGGGCCTGGTAGCTTTGACACTGTTCTGTCTGCAG CTTGTTCTTGGAGTTGGCATCTACTTGATACCAGTTACACCTGCATCCTGGCGAGCAGCGTTTATGCCCCTACATGTCTTCTCTGGCCTTTTACTCTTTGGCAGTGTAATAGCTGTATCACTCATGGGCATCACCGAGAAACTCATTTTTGGCCT GAGTAATCCGAAGTACAAGGACTCTCCCCCACAAGCTACTTTTGTGAATGTTCTGGGGGTCCTCTTGGTGGTTTTTGGAGCTCTTGTCCTCTGGATTGCCACTCGAACTGCTTGGAAACGCCCCAGTGACCAGGTCCTGCATACTCTGCATACCGAAGGGGAAGGGGTCGAAAACAGCAAAGTGAGTCCAGCCATGGCTGAGCTATCTCGTGGAGCTGACGGGGAGCCGTGTGGGGATGTCAGGAAGAGGAGCGGCAATCCCTGA